The Streptomyces sp. NL15-2K genome contains a region encoding:
- a CDS encoding molybdopterin cofactor-binding domain-containing protein, whose amino-acid sequence MPRHSRRRFLTYLVAAPTLAVATKIGLDALAPGDAEGAIPTPPAPADLVDLGDLLILAGKPTASMLVLSVDEEGVAHFRLPREEVGQGLTTAVAMLVAEELDTPLDRVRVQLDDARPELLFNQLTGSSNSIRSLYDPVRHTAAAARARMVGAAARQWDLNASDLTVRQGVVVAPDGRTASYGSLSAAAATLDLGALTVTPKKESDHSLVGTPTSRIDARALVTGKHQYTLDLEVPGAEPCMVRRPPTVNGTVKSVNNEAAVRAMPGVLDVVTIDTGVAVVAKTFGQALDAKNALDVTWGPGTVDELSDDGIRAKLKAATPSLDVLGALVKKVEADFDFAFASHAPMETNSAVADVRADRAEIWSGLKSPIIAQAAVAKVVGLPVSKVKMHVVQSGGSFGRRLFYDAALEAAVVSKKTGRPVRLMWSRIDDMRHGRMRPATHHRVRATYAAGQVLTFQHQVAAVETDFRHGLGDAITAAAAGLPSGLGNATFAQTLFLTTVKSPYNFGLTTQTLTEVPLKMHTGSWRSVYSGNTRGAEEIVVDELAAKLGKDPVAFRRAFLKTARQRAVLDKVAEEGEWGRSLPDGWAQGVGFHEEYKSCTACLVEIDATDPKKPRVTKAVVAADVGRVINPRGLEAQLLGGLTDAISTTLRAGLHLDKGLPLEGSYSQFHYARQKDSPKDVKIFVIEGGDEPGGAGELGVPAAVGAVANAYARATGTKPRSFPVTFDVDFTPFPR is encoded by the coding sequence ATGCCACGTCACAGCCGGCGCAGGTTTCTCACCTATCTGGTGGCCGCGCCCACGCTCGCCGTCGCGACCAAGATCGGTCTGGACGCCTTAGCACCCGGAGACGCCGAGGGGGCAATACCCACCCCGCCGGCCCCGGCCGATCTGGTCGATCTCGGTGATCTGCTGATCCTGGCCGGGAAACCCACCGCGTCCATGCTGGTGCTCAGCGTCGACGAGGAGGGCGTCGCCCACTTCCGGCTGCCCCGGGAGGAGGTCGGCCAGGGACTCACCACCGCGGTGGCCATGCTGGTCGCGGAGGAACTGGACACCCCGCTCGACCGCGTCCGCGTGCAGCTGGACGACGCCCGGCCCGAGTTGCTGTTCAACCAGTTGACCGGCAGTTCCAACTCCATCCGGTCGCTGTACGACCCGGTGCGGCACACCGCGGCCGCGGCACGCGCCCGTATGGTCGGCGCGGCTGCCCGGCAGTGGGACCTGAACGCAAGCGACTTGACGGTACGTCAGGGCGTTGTGGTCGCCCCCGACGGCCGTACCGCCTCGTACGGCTCCCTGTCGGCTGCCGCCGCCACCCTCGATCTGGGCGCCCTGACCGTCACGCCCAAGAAGGAATCGGACCACTCCCTCGTCGGCACCCCCACCTCGCGCATCGACGCCCGCGCCCTGGTCACCGGCAAGCACCAGTACACGCTCGACCTCGAGGTTCCCGGCGCCGAACCGTGCATGGTGCGCCGCCCGCCGACCGTCAACGGCACCGTGAAGTCGGTGAACAACGAGGCCGCCGTACGTGCCATGCCGGGCGTGCTGGACGTGGTCACCATCGACACCGGCGTGGCCGTGGTCGCCAAGACGTTCGGGCAGGCCCTCGACGCCAAGAACGCCCTGGACGTCACCTGGGGCCCGGGGACCGTGGACGAGCTGTCCGACGACGGCATCCGGGCGAAGCTGAAGGCGGCGACCCCGTCGCTGGACGTCCTCGGGGCTCTGGTGAAGAAGGTGGAGGCCGATTTCGACTTCGCGTTCGCCAGTCACGCCCCGATGGAGACCAACTCCGCCGTCGCCGACGTGCGCGCCGACCGTGCGGAGATCTGGTCGGGGCTCAAGTCGCCGATCATCGCGCAGGCCGCCGTCGCCAAGGTTGTCGGGCTGCCGGTTTCCAAGGTCAAGATGCACGTGGTGCAGTCGGGCGGTTCCTTCGGACGGCGACTGTTCTACGACGCGGCCCTGGAGGCCGCCGTCGTGTCGAAGAAGACCGGCCGGCCCGTCCGCCTGATGTGGTCGCGCATCGACGACATGCGGCACGGCCGGATGCGGCCCGCCACCCACCACCGGGTCCGTGCGACCTACGCCGCCGGTCAGGTGCTCACGTTCCAGCACCAGGTGGCGGCCGTGGAGACCGACTTCCGGCACGGCCTCGGTGATGCGATCACCGCCGCCGCGGCCGGTCTGCCCAGCGGCCTCGGCAACGCGACGTTCGCGCAGACGCTGTTCCTGACCACGGTGAAGTCCCCCTACAACTTCGGCCTCACCACACAGACGCTCACCGAGGTGCCGCTCAAGATGCACACCGGATCGTGGCGTTCGGTGTACTCGGGCAACACACGCGGCGCCGAGGAGATCGTCGTCGACGAGCTGGCGGCGAAGCTCGGCAAGGACCCGGTGGCCTTCCGGCGCGCGTTCCTGAAGACCGCCCGGCAGCGGGCCGTCCTCGACAAGGTCGCCGAGGAGGGCGAGTGGGGGCGGAGCCTGCCGGACGGCTGGGCCCAGGGCGTCGGCTTCCACGAGGAGTACAAGTCCTGCACGGCCTGCCTGGTGGAGATCGACGCCACCGATCCGAAGAAACCGCGTGTGACGAAGGCGGTCGTCGCGGCCGACGTGGGCCGGGTGATCAACCCGCGCGGCCTGGAGGCGCAGCTGCTCGGCGGCCTGACGGACGCGATCTCCACCACTTTGCGTGCGGGGCTCCACCTCGACAAGGGGCTCCCGCTGGAGGGCAGCTACTCGCAGTTCCACTACGCCCGTCAGAAGGACTCCCCGAAGGACGTCAAGATCTTCGTCATCGAGGGCGGCGACGAACCCGGCGGCGCGGGTGAACTCGGCGTCCCGGCAGCCGTCGGCGCCGTCGCCAACGCCTACGCCCGGGCCACCGGCACCAAGCCGCGCAGCTTCCCCGTCACCTTCGACGTGGACTTCACGCCCTTCCCTCGCTGA
- the aroB gene encoding 3-dehydroquinate synthase → MSEAVTRIQVGGTAGSDPYEVLVGRQLLGELGGLIGDKAKRVAVIHPEALAETGDALRADLAEQGFEAVAIQVPNAEEAKTAEVAAYCWKALGQSGFTRSDVIVGVGGGATTDLAGFVAATWLRGVRWIAVPTTVLAMVDAAVGGKTGINTAEGKNLVGSFHPPAGVLCDLAALDSLPVNDYVSGLAEIIKAGFIADPRILELIEADPEAARTPAGPHTSELIERSIKVKAEVVSSDLKESGLREILNYGHTLAHAIEKNERYKWRHGAAVSVGMHFAAELGRLAGRLDDATADRHRTVLESVGLPLHYRYDQWPKLLETMKVDKKSRGDLLRFIVLDGLAKPTVLEGPDPAVLLAAYGEVGE, encoded by the coding sequence ATGAGCGAGGCAGTGACGCGGATCCAGGTCGGCGGCACCGCGGGCAGCGACCCGTACGAGGTCCTGGTTGGCCGGCAACTCCTGGGCGAACTCGGTGGGTTGATCGGTGACAAGGCCAAGCGGGTCGCCGTGATCCACCCCGAGGCGCTGGCCGAGACCGGCGACGCGCTCCGCGCCGACCTGGCCGAGCAGGGCTTCGAGGCCGTCGCCATCCAGGTGCCGAACGCGGAGGAGGCCAAGACCGCCGAGGTCGCCGCCTACTGCTGGAAGGCGCTGGGCCAGTCCGGGTTCACCCGCTCCGACGTCATCGTCGGCGTCGGCGGCGGCGCGACCACCGACCTCGCCGGGTTCGTCGCCGCGACCTGGCTGCGCGGAGTGCGCTGGATCGCCGTCCCCACCACCGTGCTCGCCATGGTGGACGCTGCCGTCGGCGGCAAGACCGGCATCAACACCGCCGAGGGCAAGAACCTCGTCGGCTCCTTCCACCCGCCGGCCGGCGTGCTGTGCGACCTGGCGGCGCTGGACTCCCTCCCGGTCAACGACTACGTCTCCGGGCTCGCCGAGATCATCAAGGCCGGCTTCATCGCCGACCCGAGGATCCTGGAGCTCATCGAGGCCGACCCCGAGGCCGCCCGTACCCCGGCCGGCCCGCACACCTCCGAGCTCATCGAGCGCTCCATCAAGGTCAAGGCCGAGGTCGTCTCGTCCGACCTGAAGGAGTCCGGCCTCAGGGAGATCCTCAACTACGGCCACACCCTCGCCCACGCCATCGAGAAGAACGAGCGCTACAAGTGGCGCCACGGCGCGGCGGTCTCCGTGGGCATGCACTTCGCCGCCGAACTCGGCCGCCTGGCGGGCCGGTTGGACGATGCCACCGCCGACCGTCACCGTACGGTCCTGGAGTCGGTGGGCCTGCCGTTGCACTACCGCTACGACCAGTGGCCCAAGCTGCTGGAGACCATGAAGGTCGACAAGAAGTCCCGCGGCGACCTGCTGCGCTTCATCGTCCTGGACGGCCTGGCCAAGCCCACCGTCCTGGAGGGACCCGACCCGGCCGTGCTCCTCGCCGCCTACGGCGAAGTGGGCGAGTAA
- a CDS encoding aminopeptidase P family protein: protein MSEVYAARRTRLRERCKASGSAAALVSRPANVRYLAGAAPHGAVLLLGETEDILLCPGPPDDPAEGRPDEALHVQSLPGAGGDPAVAAAGLAAAQGGDSLAVEEHHLTVARHRAIRSVVPRLRLADLGGAVEQLRVVKDEEEISCLRIGAEIADQALGELLESILVGRTERHLALEIERRLVDHGADGPAFATSVATGPNAGRRGHRPTDRRVEEGDFLSVCLGATYRGYRCEIGRTFVIGTSPADWQIELYDLVFAAQRAGRESLAPGAAYRDVDRAARQVLDSAGYAERLPALTGHGVGLEIDEDPQLAPSAMGKLDACVPVTVEPGVHLPGRGGVRIDDTLVVRPEADGGPELLTITTKELLAL, encoded by the coding sequence ATGTCAGAGGTGTACGCAGCTCGCCGAACCCGCCTACGGGAACGCTGCAAAGCCAGCGGCAGCGCGGCCGCGCTCGTCTCCCGTCCCGCCAACGTCCGCTACCTCGCGGGCGCCGCCCCGCACGGCGCCGTGCTGCTGCTCGGCGAAACCGAGGACATACTGCTGTGCCCCGGCCCGCCGGACGACCCCGCGGAAGGCCGACCCGACGAGGCACTGCACGTGCAGAGCCTGCCGGGCGCCGGCGGCGACCCCGCCGTCGCGGCGGCCGGCCTCGCGGCGGCGCAGGGCGGCGACTCCCTCGCCGTCGAGGAGCACCACCTCACGGTCGCCCGGCACCGCGCCATCCGCTCGGTCGTACCGCGGCTGCGCCTGGCCGACCTGGGCGGCGCTGTCGAGCAGCTGAGAGTGGTGAAGGACGAGGAGGAGATCTCCTGCCTCAGGATCGGCGCCGAGATCGCCGACCAGGCACTGGGCGAACTGCTCGAATCGATCCTCGTCGGCCGTACCGAACGCCACCTCGCCCTCGAGATCGAGCGCCGCCTCGTCGACCACGGCGCCGACGGCCCCGCCTTCGCGACCTCCGTCGCCACCGGCCCGAACGCGGGCCGACGCGGACACCGGCCCACCGACCGCCGGGTGGAGGAGGGCGATTTCCTGTCCGTCTGCCTCGGCGCGACCTACCGCGGCTACCGGTGCGAGATCGGCCGTACCTTCGTCATCGGTACCTCCCCCGCGGACTGGCAGATCGAGCTGTACGACCTCGTCTTCGCCGCTCAGCGGGCCGGCCGGGAGAGCCTGGCACCCGGCGCCGCCTACCGTGATGTGGACCGTGCCGCACGCCAGGTGCTGGACTCCGCGGGGTACGCGGAGCGCCTTCCGGCCCTGACGGGGCACGGGGTGGGACTCGAAATCGATGAGGACCCGCAGTTGGCTCCCTCGGCCATGGGTAAACTGGACGCTTGCGTGCCGGTCACCGTCGAACCGGGGGTCCACCTCCCGGGCCGGGGCGGCGTCCGGATCGATGACACGCTCGTCGTCCGCCCCGAGGCGGACGGCGGACCCGAGCTACTCACCATCACGACCAAGGAGCTGCTCGCGCTTTAG
- the aroC gene encoding chorismate synthase, with protein sequence MSRLRWLTAGESHGPALVATLEGLPAGVPITTEMVADHLARRRLGYGRGARMKFERDEVTFLGGVRHGLTLGSPVAIMVGNTEWPKWEQVMAADPIDPEVLAGLARNAPLTRPRPGHADLAGMQKYGFDEARPILERASARETAARVALGAVARSYLKETAGIEIVSHVVELAGAKAPYGVYPTPADVEKLDADPVRCLDADASKAMVAEIDQAHKDGDTLGGVVEVLSYGVPVGLGSHVHWDRRLDARLAAALMGIQAIKGVEVGDGFDLARVPGSKAHDEIVTTGEGIRRATGRSGGTEGGLTTGELLRVRAAMKPIATVPRALKTVDVVTGEATQAHHQRSDVCAVPAAGIVAEAMVALVLADAVAEKFGGDSVPETRRNVRSYLDNLAIR encoded by the coding sequence TTGAGCAGGTTGCGCTGGCTGACCGCGGGGGAGTCGCACGGTCCCGCACTCGTGGCGACGCTGGAGGGCCTTCCCGCCGGCGTGCCGATCACCACGGAGATGGTGGCGGACCACCTGGCCCGGCGCCGGCTCGGCTACGGACGCGGTGCGCGCATGAAGTTCGAGCGCGACGAGGTCACCTTCCTCGGCGGTGTGCGGCACGGCCTCACCCTCGGCTCTCCGGTCGCGATCATGGTGGGCAACACCGAGTGGCCGAAGTGGGAGCAGGTCATGGCGGCCGACCCGATCGACCCCGAGGTGCTGGCCGGCCTGGCCCGCAACGCCCCGCTGACCCGGCCGCGTCCCGGCCACGCCGACCTGGCCGGCATGCAGAAGTACGGCTTCGACGAGGCCCGCCCGATCCTGGAGCGCGCCTCCGCGCGGGAGACGGCGGCCCGGGTGGCACTGGGCGCGGTGGCCCGGTCGTACCTGAAGGAGACGGCCGGCATCGAGATCGTCTCCCACGTGGTGGAGCTGGCGGGCGCGAAGGCGCCGTACGGCGTCTACCCCACCCCCGCCGACGTGGAGAAGCTGGACGCCGACCCGGTGCGCTGCCTGGACGCGGACGCGTCGAAGGCGATGGTCGCCGAGATCGACCAGGCCCACAAGGACGGCGACACCCTCGGCGGTGTGGTCGAGGTGCTGTCGTACGGCGTGCCGGTGGGCCTCGGCTCGCACGTGCACTGGGACCGGCGGCTGGACGCCCGGCTGGCGGCCGCGCTCATGGGCATCCAGGCGATCAAGGGCGTCGAGGTCGGCGACGGCTTCGACCTGGCGCGGGTGCCCGGCTCCAAGGCGCACGACGAGATCGTCACCACCGGCGAGGGCATCAGGCGGGCCACCGGCCGCTCCGGCGGCACCGAGGGCGGCCTGACCACCGGTGAGCTGCTGCGGGTGCGCGCCGCGATGAAGCCGATCGCGACCGTGCCGCGGGCGCTGAAGACCGTGGACGTCGTCACCGGCGAGGCCACCCAGGCCCACCACCAGCGCTCGGACGTGTGCGCCGTGCCCGCCGCCGGCATCGTCGCCGAGGCGATGGTCGCGCTCGTCCTCGCGGACGCGGTCGCGGAGAAGTTCGGCGGCGACTCGGTGCCCGAGACCCGCCGCAACGTCCGGTCGTACCTCGACAACCTGGCGATCCGGTGA
- the efp gene encoding elongation factor P produces MASTNDLKNGMVLKLDGGQLWSVVEFQHVKPGKGPAFVRTKLKNVLSGKVVDKTFNAGVKVETATVDKRDMQFSYMDGEYFVFMDMETYDQLMVDRKAVGDAANFLVEGFTATVAQHEGEVLFVELPAAVELTVQETEPGVQGDRSTGGTKPATLETGHQINVPLFITTGEKIKVDTRTSDYLGRVNS; encoded by the coding sequence GTGGCTTCCACGAACGACCTCAAGAACGGCATGGTGCTCAAGCTCGACGGCGGCCAGCTCTGGTCCGTTGTCGAGTTCCAGCACGTCAAGCCCGGCAAGGGCCCGGCCTTCGTGCGCACCAAGCTCAAGAACGTGCTCTCCGGCAAGGTCGTCGACAAGACGTTCAACGCCGGCGTCAAGGTCGAAACGGCCACCGTCGACAAGCGCGACATGCAGTTCTCCTACATGGACGGCGAGTACTTCGTCTTCATGGACATGGAGACCTACGACCAGCTCATGGTCGACCGGAAGGCCGTCGGCGACGCCGCCAACTTCCTCGTCGAGGGCTTCACGGCCACGGTCGCGCAGCACGAGGGCGAGGTGCTCTTCGTCGAGCTGCCGGCCGCCGTCGAGCTGACCGTCCAGGAGACCGAGCCCGGCGTCCAGGGCGACCGCTCCACCGGTGGCACCAAGCCCGCCACCCTGGAGACCGGCCACCAGATCAACGTGCCGCTCTTCATCACCACCGGTGAGAAGATCAAGGTAGACACCCGCACGAGCGACTACCTCGGCCGGGTGAACAGCTAA
- a CDS encoding shikimate kinase: MSAVPAVVLVGPMGVGKSTVGQLLAERLGVGYRDTDEDIVAEQGRTIAEIFVDEGEPAFRAIEKRAVHKALAEHHGVLSLGGGAVLDPDTRALLAGLRVVYLSMDVEEAVKRTGLNVARPLLAVNPRKQWRELMEARRHLYEEVATAVVATDGRTPEEVTQVALDALELKEA, translated from the coding sequence GTGAGCGCGGTGCCTGCGGTCGTGCTGGTCGGTCCGATGGGTGTGGGCAAGTCCACCGTCGGTCAGCTGCTGGCCGAGCGGCTCGGTGTCGGCTACCGCGACACCGACGAGGACATCGTCGCCGAGCAGGGGCGGACGATCGCCGAGATCTTCGTCGACGAGGGCGAGCCCGCCTTCCGCGCGATCGAGAAGCGGGCGGTGCACAAGGCGCTCGCCGAGCATCACGGCGTCCTGTCGCTGGGCGGCGGCGCCGTCCTCGACCCGGACACACGTGCGCTGCTGGCCGGGCTGAGGGTCGTCTACCTCTCCATGGACGTCGAGGAGGCGGTCAAGCGCACCGGCCTGAACGTCGCCCGGCCGCTGCTCGCCGTCAACCCGCGCAAGCAGTGGCGCGAGCTCATGGAGGCGCGGCGGCACCTGTACGAGGAGGTCGCCACGGCTGTCGTGGCCACCGACGGTCGTACGCCCGAAGAAGTGACCCAAGTCGCCCTGGACGCACTGGAGTTGAAGGAAGCATGA
- a CDS encoding Pro-rich N-terminal domain-containing protein — protein sequence MQHAVGSPLPPPHQPGHGPATGWSPAAHHPGPHPPGAHQGPAPVPPPPPSPAPGFTGAPSAPVPPTPQHAPVPSAPDTTGHVPLPPGGPVAMPSAPPATSAADPAATTLAVLLIGPAGAGKTSVAKYWADHRRVPTAHISLDDVREWVRSGFADPQSGWNDHSEAQYRLARRTCGFAARNFLANGISCILDDAVFPDRPVVGLGGWKRHVGPGLLPVVLLPGLEIVLERNAERTGNRRLTDEEVARIHGRMAGWYGSGLPIIDNSQLDVPQTAQVLDDVLARSIASPPNW from the coding sequence ATGCAGCACGCAGTGGGTTCTCCGCTGCCGCCGCCCCATCAGCCGGGGCACGGACCGGCCACCGGCTGGTCGCCGGCCGCACACCACCCGGGTCCGCACCCCCCGGGCGCACACCAGGGTCCCGCCCCCGTGCCGCCCCCTCCGCCGTCGCCCGCCCCGGGCTTCACCGGAGCGCCCTCGGCACCCGTGCCGCCCACGCCGCAGCACGCCCCGGTGCCGTCGGCGCCGGACACCACGGGTCATGTGCCACTGCCGCCCGGCGGCCCTGTCGCCATGCCCAGCGCACCGCCCGCCACGAGCGCCGCCGACCCGGCGGCCACGACCCTCGCGGTGCTGCTCATCGGCCCGGCGGGAGCCGGCAAGACCAGCGTCGCCAAGTACTGGGCGGACCACCGCCGGGTCCCCACCGCGCACATCAGCCTGGACGACGTACGCGAATGGGTCCGCTCGGGCTTCGCCGACCCGCAGTCCGGGTGGAACGACCATTCCGAGGCGCAGTACCGTCTCGCCCGCCGCACCTGCGGCTTCGCCGCGCGCAACTTCCTGGCCAACGGCATCTCGTGCATCCTCGACGACGCCGTCTTCCCCGACCGGCCGGTCGTCGGCCTCGGCGGCTGGAAGCGGCACGTCGGCCCCGGCCTCCTGCCGGTCGTCCTCCTGCCCGGCCTGGAGATCGTCCTGGAGCGCAACGCCGAACGCACGGGCAACCGCCGCCTCACCGACGAGGAGGTCGCCCGCATCCACGGCCGCATGGCCGGCTGGTACGGCTCGGGCCTCCCGATCATCGACAACTCCCAGCTCGACGTACCGCAGACGGCCCAGGTCCTGGACGACGTACTGGCAAGGTCGATCGCAAGCCCGCCGAACTGGTAG
- a CDS encoding shikimate dehydrogenase, with amino-acid sequence MMAANVQRCRAAVLGKPIAHSLSPALHRAAYQELGLTDWSYDRFEVDEAALPDFMAELGPEWAGLSLTMPLKRAVIPLLDEITDTAASVEAVNTVVFTEDGRRVGDNTDIPGMVAALRERGIEQVDSAAILGAGATASSALAALARICTGEVVAYVRSEARAAEMRQWGERLDVEVRTADWADAAQALRAPLVVATTPAGTTDALSSAVPEKPATLFDVLYDPWPTELAARWSGYGGAVVSGLDLLIHQAVLQVEQMTGRAPAPLDAMRKAGEHELAVR; translated from the coding sequence ATGATGGCCGCGAATGTCCAGCGATGCCGGGCCGCCGTGCTCGGCAAGCCCATCGCCCACTCCCTCTCCCCGGCGCTGCACCGTGCCGCCTACCAGGAACTGGGGCTCACGGACTGGTCGTACGACCGGTTCGAGGTCGACGAGGCTGCCCTGCCCGACTTCATGGCGGAACTCGGGCCGGAGTGGGCCGGGCTGTCGCTGACCATGCCGCTGAAGCGTGCCGTCATCCCGCTGCTCGACGAGATCACCGACACGGCGGCCTCGGTCGAGGCGGTCAACACGGTCGTGTTCACCGAGGACGGCCGCCGGGTCGGCGACAACACCGACATCCCCGGCATGGTCGCCGCGCTGCGCGAGCGGGGGATCGAGCAGGTCGACTCGGCCGCGATCCTCGGCGCCGGCGCCACCGCCTCCTCCGCGCTGGCCGCGCTGGCCCGGATCTGCACCGGCGAGGTCGTCGCCTACGTCCGCAGCGAGGCCCGGGCCGCCGAGATGCGGCAGTGGGGCGAGCGGCTGGACGTCGAGGTCCGTACGGCGGACTGGGCGGATGCCGCGCAAGCGCTGCGTGCACCGCTCGTCGTCGCCACCACCCCGGCCGGTACGACCGACGCGCTGTCCTCGGCCGTACCGGAGAAGCCCGCCACCCTCTTCGACGTGCTCTACGACCCGTGGCCGACCGAACTCGCCGCCCGCTGGTCCGGGTACGGCGGGGCCGTCGTCAGCGGACTCGACCTGCTGATCCACCAGGCGGTGCTCCAGGTCGAGCAGATGACGGGGCGCGCGCCGGCGCCGCTGGACGCCATGCGGAAGGCCGGCGAGCATGAGCTCGCGGTTCGGTAG
- the mltG gene encoding endolytic transglycosylase MltG, whose translation MTDYGRGEGSEPWHPEDPLYGDGGWGGQQAQEGQQSPYGGQPQHYREQPQYGDWGNGQQAAYGQAQQHYQQQHQQQYGEQQYNQQQYNQQYDQQYDQQQYGAQPQQQYDNGDWATGTHSHVQYADPSDPYGQQGMAYGGQQPDHYGTPDAYPPPEPPSRRRAEPEPRTDWDPGPDQGEHAFFAGGGDDDDSDDEAGDQGGRGDRRGRGGKEKKRRSGCACLVVMLVIGGGVGGVGYLGYQYYQDRFAPAPDFAGEGTSQIVTVEIPKGAGGYDIGRRLKAAGVVKSVDAFVSAQSQNADGNKIQAGAYLLKKQMSAESAVAMMLDPTSQNNVLVKEGERNIAVYKTIDEKLELPSGSTKKVAEKKYKSLGLPSWADDNSEIKDPLEGFLYPGTYPAAKGMKPEAVLKEMVAQASRKYDAFGVEAKAKALKLKSPLQVVTVASLVQAEGKTSEDYRKMAEVVYNRLDIANPETYGLLQFDSTFNYLKNESNIDISESEINNNKDPYNTYTQKGLPPGPIGNPGDVAMKATLDPTKDGWFYFVAVDGVSKTEFAKTHAEFQRLKNKFNESSGGS comes from the coding sequence ATGACTGACTATGGCCGGGGCGAAGGCTCCGAACCGTGGCATCCGGAGGACCCGTTGTACGGGGACGGCGGATGGGGCGGACAGCAGGCCCAGGAGGGTCAGCAGTCCCCCTACGGCGGCCAGCCGCAGCACTATCGGGAGCAGCCGCAGTACGGCGACTGGGGCAACGGCCAGCAGGCCGCATACGGTCAGGCGCAGCAGCACTACCAGCAGCAGCACCAGCAGCAGTACGGCGAGCAGCAGTACAACCAGCAGCAGTACAACCAGCAGTACGACCAGCAGTACGACCAGCAGCAGTACGGGGCCCAGCCGCAGCAGCAGTACGACAACGGTGACTGGGCCACCGGCACGCACTCGCATGTCCAGTACGCCGACCCCTCGGACCCGTACGGGCAGCAGGGCATGGCGTACGGCGGGCAGCAGCCTGACCACTACGGCACCCCGGACGCGTATCCGCCGCCGGAGCCGCCCAGTCGGCGGCGCGCCGAACCGGAGCCGCGGACCGACTGGGACCCGGGCCCTGACCAGGGCGAACACGCCTTCTTCGCGGGCGGCGGCGATGACGACGACAGCGACGACGAGGCGGGGGACCAGGGCGGGCGCGGCGACCGGCGAGGCCGTGGCGGCAAAGAGAAGAAGCGCCGCAGCGGATGCGCCTGTCTGGTCGTCATGCTGGTGATCGGTGGCGGAGTGGGTGGAGTCGGATATCTCGGCTACCAGTACTACCAGGATCGTTTCGCCCCGGCTCCGGACTTCGCCGGCGAAGGCACGAGCCAGATCGTGACCGTCGAGATCCCCAAGGGTGCGGGTGGATATGACATCGGCCGGCGGCTGAAGGCGGCGGGCGTCGTCAAGAGCGTCGACGCCTTCGTGTCCGCGCAGTCGCAGAATGCCGACGGGAACAAGATCCAGGCAGGCGCCTATCTGCTGAAGAAGCAGATGTCCGCCGAGAGTGCCGTCGCGATGATGCTCGACCCGACGAGTCAGAACAATGTGCTGGTCAAGGAGGGTGAGCGCAATATCGCCGTCTACAAGACCATTGACGAGAAGCTCGAATTGCCTTCCGGCAGCACCAAGAAGGTCGCCGAGAAGAAATATAAGAGCCTCGGGTTGCCGAGTTGGGCGGACGACAACAGCGAGATCAAGGACCCGCTGGAGGGCTTCCTCTATCCGGGAACCTATCCCGCCGCCAAGGGCATGAAGCCCGAGGCGGTTCTGAAGGAGATGGTGGCCCAGGCCTCGCGGAAGTACGACGCGTTCGGCGTGGAGGCCAAGGCCAAGGCGCTCAAGCTGAAGAGCCCGCTGCAGGTCGTCACGGTCGCGAGCCTCGTCCAGGCCGAGGGCAAGACCAGCGAGGACTACCGCAAGATGGCGGAGGTGGTCTACAACCGCCTCGACATCGCGAACCCCGAGACCTACGGGCTCCTGCAGTTCGACTCGACCTTCAATTACCTGAAGAACGAGAGCAACATCGACATCAGTGAGTCGGAGATCAACAACAACAAGGACCCGTACAACACGTACACACAGAAGGGTCTGCCGCCCGGTCCGATCGGAAACCCGGGCGACGTCGCCATGAAGGCGACGCTCGATCCGACCAAGGACGGCTGGTTCTACTTCGTGGCTGTCGACGGTGTCAGCAAGACCGAATTCGCCAAGACGCATGCCGAATTCCAGAGGCTCAAGAACAAGTTCAATGAGAGCTCGGGCGGCAGCTGA
- a CDS encoding (2Fe-2S)-binding protein, translating to MPSHTFTVNGKTVTVDAPDDLPLLWALRDLLGVRGPKYGCGIDVCKACTSHLDGEAIRPCVVPVAEAAGHEVTTIEGLADGDRLHPVQEAWLEQDVAQCGYCQPGQIMAAVALLKRTSDPTDADIDEIANVCRCGTYFRIREAIKSAAARMG from the coding sequence GTGCCCTCCCACACCTTCACCGTCAACGGGAAGACCGTCACCGTCGACGCCCCCGACGACCTGCCCCTGCTGTGGGCCCTGCGCGACCTGCTCGGCGTCCGCGGCCCCAAGTACGGCTGCGGCATCGACGTCTGCAAGGCCTGCACCAGCCACCTCGACGGCGAGGCGATCCGCCCCTGTGTGGTCCCGGTCGCCGAGGCCGCGGGTCACGAGGTCACCACCATCGAGGGGCTCGCCGACGGCGACCGGCTGCACCCCGTCCAGGAGGCCTGGCTGGAACAGGACGTCGCCCAGTGCGGCTACTGCCAGCCCGGGCAGATCATGGCCGCCGTCGCCCTCCTCAAGCGCACCAGCGACCCCACCGACGCCGACATCGACGAGATCGCCAACGTCTGCCGCTGCGGCACGTACTTCCGCATCCGCGAGGCGATCAAGAGCGCGGCGGCACGGATGGGATGA